The window CAAAGGATATTCTCCGTTATGATCCAAGCTGGCGAAGACGGACCTCATATTCGAACAGGAATTCAAAGGCCTCCAAGTGTTTTTTTGCTTCCGCAGCATCCTTGCCCCATGCATAAATTCCGTGCTTGCGCAGCAGAATACCGGGGATCTCGGGAACTACGGAATTTTTGATCATCGCCGCAATCCTCGGGATATCCGCATAATTCGGCAGGATCGGGATTTCAATATGCGCTTCCTCTTCCCAAATGTTGAACGCCTTAATCAGCTCGACTCCGCTTACCGGCACCGAACCCCTTCCATGAAACAGCTCGGATGCAAGATTGTTGAAGACAGTATGTACATGAAATACGGCTCCGCATCCGGTTGCCTGATAAATTTCACAATGGATAAGCGTTTCCGCGGAAGGCTTCAGGGCGGTGGTTTCCAGCGGGCGTCCCCGTTCATCGACAACAAGGAAATCCTCCGCGGTTTGCACCGACTTGTCCTTGCCGCTTGCCGTGACGGCAAAAGCAAAACGCTCGCGATCGCCGCCGCTTAAACGCACCGACAAGTTGCCGCTGGTGGCTGGAAACCATCCTTTGGCGGAAAGAATGCTTTTGATTTCACGCAGTTGGCCGAACGCCTTTTGCACATCTTCGAGTGAATAAGTACTTGGTATCATGGCAGAGTCACAACCTTTTTGCTGAGATGTTCGACAATATCATGGAAGTCGTTGAACGCAACGAAGGGGTGGCCCATTTCTCTGCAGCGTTCGACCAGACGGCTCCGGGCAAACACCAGATCGGCCAGCTTGGCCGCTTCAAAATCGGTGACACTGTCGCCGATAACGATACGGTAATAACGGTCGCCCGGATAGGAACGCAATATTTTCGATTTGCACATGCCGCAGCCATTGTCGCAGTATTCATCGCAAGGATGGAGCCAAACGATTTCGATGGATTCGCCTGAAAAATCGCTGCCGTTGCAGAAAATTTGCTCTGTTTCAATTTGAAAGGGCGCAAGCAGCGGGTACACAAAAAAATCAATGCCTCCTGAGGCAACGTAAAAACGGATGCCGTGCTCCCTGCAAAAGTCCAACAGATCCGCAAAGCCATTACGGATTCTGGCGTTGGCCAGCACAAAATCAAGAATTTCCCGTTTTTTGGAGGACGGCAGCAGGCCGAATAATCGGCCTACGCCCTCACGGATGCTCATTCGCAAATGGAGAATATCCATGGCAATTTCCTGCCATCCGGGCGGATTGAAATGCTCCATGATCGAAACGATGTTGTCGGTTTCGGTGATCGTGCCGTCAAAGTCGCAGAAAATGATCGGCTGCTTGCCGTTTATGCCGCTGAAGGCTTTGTTGTGATCCGAATGATGGTCTAGTTCTCTCATTACAATATGTTCTCTCCTGTTAATCCGCTTGTTCGCTGATTTACGCTTGTTTGATGCCCCATGCCTGCACGGCGGCTTGCAGCTCGGGGTGCCTGCCGGCTTGCTCCTGCAGCGAAGCGCCTTGAACCACGGCGTCGATGGCCTGACGGAAGGCCCAGCCGCCGGCGCTCGCTCCCATGGGATGCCCGTGGACACCGCCGCCGGCGTTGACCACGACGTCAAGTCCGAAATCGCGGATGATCAACGGCACCAGACCGGGATGAATACCCGCCGAAGGCACCGGAAAGCTGGACGCCAAACGAAGGGAATCTGCGGTATTTTCCGCATTCCCGCCAAATATATAGTCTGCCGCATTCGTTGCGGACAGGGCTTGCAGAATTGCCAGGTTTTCTTCCTTGGGCATGACCACGGAACCGTATGGCGACGGGAACAAAACCAGATCCGCCCCGGCCAGGCGCATGAGCTTGCCGAGCAGCACAGAAGCGGCTATCCCGTGATAAGGGGACGGATAGAAGGCCCCGGCCAATGCGGGGTGGGCGGCAATCGGCACGTTGATTTCCGGATCGGAGCTCAGTTCCCGCAGCGTATCAAAGCCATAGGCCAGCACATTGAACAACAGCGCGTTGGCCCCGGCGGCAATGGCTTTCTTTGCCTGCTCGGACAAATGGCCTGCGGGGCCGCTCAAATTAACGGCATACAGCAGCTTTTGGCCGGTTTGACGCTCGGCTTCACGGGCCGCCTGCATGCCGATTTCCACGCGCTTTTCGATGGGCGTCAGCGGGTTCTCGAACAGGATTTCGTCGTCCTTGATCAGATCCACGCCTCCGAGCGCCTGTAACAGAAACTGCTCGCGAAGCTCCGGAAGATCATGGCCGATGACCGATTTGAAGATGCTCATCAGCAATGGGCGGTCATGCACGCCGAGCAGCTGCCGAACTCCCCGAACCCCGAATTTCGCCCCGGCAAAGCCCTCCAGGAAGGATTCCGAGAAATGCAGGTCCAGCAATTTGATTTTTCCGTCCATGGACAGCTTTCCGAATACCGTTACCAAGAGGGCGGGGATGTCTCGGCTGAAATTGGCGTCAGGGTAGGCGATTTGGATATCCGCAAAGCGTTCGCCGCCTGGAGGCTCATGCACATCGACGGATACGACTTTCCCGAGATGCTTTTCCATGTGTTTTTTCTTCGCTTCCGGAAGGTCGGTCCAGCTTCCCACAGTCAGTCCGACGGCGATCCCTTGCGCTTTCTTGTGAAAATCCGCTTTCTCGTCAAACAGACGATAGGTTGCCATACAATAGGAGCTCAACAGCGGTCACCCTTTCATCGAAGAAGCGATGGCTTCTCCCATTTCCTTCGCTCTTTCCGCAGCCCGCAGCACAGCTTTCCGGACAACCCCGGAGAAACCGCCGCGGTCCATAACCTCCAGAGCGGCTTGGGTCGTTCCGTTGGGGGAAGTGACCTTTCTTCGCAGCTCGGAGGGCTGTTCCCCAGTCATTTTAACCATTTGGGCGGCCCCCAATACGGTTTGAAGCGTCAGCTCCCGCGCGGCATCCTCCGGCAAACCGCCCTCGATGCCTGCAGCCATCATGGCCTCCATCATATAATAAATGTAGGCGGGACCGCTTCCGGACAGGCCGGTGACCGTATCCAGCAGCTGTTCCGCGACCTCGACGACGATGCCGGTGGACCGGAACATGCTGAGGGCCGTTTCCTTTTGTTCGCCTGAAACCTCCGTTGAAAAACACATTCCCGTCGCTCCGCAACCGATCGTGCTGGAGGTATTGGGCATCGTTCGAACGATTGGCACATTCCTCTTCAACAATTCGTGTATGGTATCGATGGACAAGCCGGCGATCACGGAAACCAGCAGCTGGTGCTCCCGGATGAGATCGCGGAATTCACCGAGCGCCGAATCCGCGTCCTTCGGTTTGACGGCAAGAATAAGGATATCGGCGCTCGCGATAAGGTCGCGTTTCAACGAAATTTCCGAAGCGGTTTGGATGCCGTATTTGCTTTCCAGGACTTTCAGCGAATCGGCATTTTGCCTATTCATCATCGTAATTTGCCGTGGATCAACCAATTCCTGCTCCAGAAGGCCGCGGACGATCGCTTCAGCCATCGATCCGGCGCCGATAAAGCACAACTGTTTTGATTTCAAGGATAGACTCATGTTCTGTTCCTCCCGTCAACGGATTTGGCCGTTGCCGTAAATGATGTATTTGGTAGAGGTGAGCGCCGGCAAACCCATCGGTCCGCGTGCGTGAAGCTTTTGCGTGCTGATGCCGATTTCCGCTCCAAAGCCGAATTCGAAACCGTCGGTAAACCGGGTCGAGGCGTTGTGGTAAACCGCCGCGGCATCGACTTCTTCGAGGAAGCGCTGCGCGGTTTCGGCATTTTCCGTGACGATGGCTTCCGAATGCATGGTTCCGTATCGGCGGATATGCTCGAGCGCCTCATCCGGATTGTTCACCACTTTGATGTTCAGGATGTAATCGTTGTACTCGGTGGCCCAATCCTCTTCGCTTGCCTGCTTGACGCCGACCGCCAGCCGCATCGTTTCCGGGCAGCCGCGAAGCTCCACGTTCTGCTCGCGCATCTTGTCCGTAAGCTCGGACAGATGCCGCTGCGCAAAATCCCGATGCACGATCAGCGTCTCCATCGCATTGCAGACCGAAGGGCGCTGGACTTTGGCATTCAGGGCAATCGGGATGGCCATCGACGGATCGGCTTCCGAGTCGATATAGGTGTGGCAGATGCCCGCGCCCGTTTCGATAACGGGCACCGTCGCATTCCGCACGACTGTTTGGATCAGCGATTGTCCGCCGCGCGGGATGACCACATCCAACAAACCGTTCAGCTTCAGCATTTCATCGACGGATGAGCGGTCGGCGCTGTATACCAGCTGCAGCGCGTCCGCAGGCACCTCGGATTGAGCCAGCGCTTCATGAAGCACTTCCACGATGCGCCGGTTGGAGTGCAGGGCGGAGGAGCCTCCCCTTAGCACGACGGCGTTGCCTGTTTTCAAGCACAGTCCCGCCGCATCGACGGTGACATTCGGCCGGGCCTCGTAAACGATGCCGATGACGCCGATCGGCACGCGCTTTTTGACAATCAGCAGACCGTTC is drawn from Ferviditalea candida and contains these coding sequences:
- the mtnB gene encoding methylthioribulose 1-phosphate dehydratase — its product is MIPSTYSLEDVQKAFGQLREIKSILSAKGWFPATSGNLSVRLSGGDRERFAFAVTASGKDKSVQTAEDFLVVDERGRPLETTALKPSAETLIHCEIYQATGCGAVFHVHTVFNNLASELFHGRGSVPVSGVELIKAFNIWEEEAHIEIPILPNYADIPRIAAMIKNSVVPEIPGILLRKHGIYAWGKDAAEAKKHLEAFEFLFEYEVRLRQLGS
- a CDS encoding 2-hydroxy-3-keto-5-methylthiopentenyl-1-phosphate phosphatase, yielding MRELDHHSDHNKAFSGINGKQPIIFCDFDGTITETDNIVSIMEHFNPPGWQEIAMDILHLRMSIREGVGRLFGLLPSSKKREILDFVLANARIRNGFADLLDFCREHGIRFYVASGGIDFFVYPLLAPFQIETEQIFCNGSDFSGESIEIVWLHPCDEYCDNGCGMCKSKILRSYPGDRYYRIVIGDSVTDFEAAKLADLVFARSRLVERCREMGHPFVAFNDFHDIVEHLSKKVVTLP
- a CDS encoding 2,3-diketo-5-methylthiopentyl-1-phosphate enolase, whose translation is MSSYCMATYRLFDEKADFHKKAQGIAVGLTVGSWTDLPEAKKKHMEKHLGKVVSVDVHEPPGGERFADIQIAYPDANFSRDIPALLVTVFGKLSMDGKIKLLDLHFSESFLEGFAGAKFGVRGVRQLLGVHDRPLLMSIFKSVIGHDLPELREQFLLQALGGVDLIKDDEILFENPLTPIEKRVEIGMQAAREAERQTGQKLLYAVNLSGPAGHLSEQAKKAIAAGANALLFNVLAYGFDTLRELSSDPEINVPIAAHPALAGAFYPSPYHGIAASVLLGKLMRLAGADLVLFPSPYGSVVMPKEENLAILQALSATNAADYIFGGNAENTADSLRLASSFPVPSAGIHPGLVPLIIRDFGLDVVVNAGGGVHGHPMGASAGGWAFRQAIDAVVQGASLQEQAGRHPELQAAVQAWGIKQA
- the proC gene encoding pyrroline-5-carboxylate reductase; this translates as MSLSLKSKQLCFIGAGSMAEAIVRGLLEQELVDPRQITMMNRQNADSLKVLESKYGIQTASEISLKRDLIASADILILAVKPKDADSALGEFRDLIREHQLLVSVIAGLSIDTIHELLKRNVPIVRTMPNTSSTIGCGATGMCFSTEVSGEQKETALSMFRSTGIVVEVAEQLLDTVTGLSGSGPAYIYYMMEAMMAAGIEGGLPEDAARELTLQTVLGAAQMVKMTGEQPSELRRKVTSPNGTTQAALEVMDRGGFSGVVRKAVLRAAERAKEMGEAIASSMKG
- a CDS encoding glutamate-5-semialdehyde dehydrogenase gives rise to the protein MMNLKQASLSEVREKAAAAKQASRQLGTLSTGQKNEALLLMADALINEQASILQANEADLTAGKENGLSESLLDRLALTPARIAAMAEGLRQIVELPDPIGDTLEEIRRPNGLLIVKKRVPIGVIGIVYEARPNVTVDAAGLCLKTGNAVVLRGGSSALHSNRRIVEVLHEALAQSEVPADALQLVYSADRSSVDEMLKLNGLLDVVIPRGGQSLIQTVVRNATVPVIETGAGICHTYIDSEADPSMAIPIALNAKVQRPSVCNAMETLIVHRDFAQRHLSELTDKMREQNVELRGCPETMRLAVGVKQASEEDWATEYNDYILNIKVVNNPDEALEHIRRYGTMHSEAIVTENAETAQRFLEEVDAAAVYHNASTRFTDGFEFGFGAEIGISTQKLHARGPMGLPALTSTKYIIYGNGQIR